The genomic window GCTCTGGACAGTTCGCTGGATGGGAGCGTAATAATCGTATTATTCAGATTTTTTGCATAGTCTTTATCTTCATTCAATCTGACCAAAAAGTCATAGGCATGAATGACAGTATATCCATGTTTTTGAAAAGCAATTTCAGTCATGGGATTTCTGTCGTAGGTGAGGGCCACTCCCGGCCTTACTGTCAAGAGATTGCATCCATCTGTCCACTGTTCTCTTTCCTGATAGGGAGAATCTCCGTCTCCACTCCATATGAATTCGATCTTTGGATTGATCTCAGTAAGCAGAAAATCCAGTACTGACGGATATTCTATCAGTTGGCCATTCTTTCGATGGACGCTGACGTATGATCCCAAACCATCTTTTACGATGGGTTTGTATCCTACAAAATGATGATCATTGATTTGTGTAAAAATGGTATCGATATGCATGAACGACCTCTCTTTTGGAACATCCACTTCAACGATATTTTGCACAATATTTTTTTCGAACAAAACTTTTTTCAGAGATTGAAATGCATGATCTGTTGTGCGCTCACTGTTGCCGATCAACAGATAATCTTTATTCAACAACATAAGGTCTCCGCCTTCTATGGAAATGGCTTCACCTTTTTTGGATGGAGGAAACTGATCGACAAGATTTAAATTGATGAGTTTGTTTTCTTTGTCAAGATATTGAAAGTAAGGATGTGCATGAAAAAAAAATCGAGCCAACAAATTTTCACGATGTCGCACATATTTATTTGCTTTTGTAATCACCACATGATCATTGATGGCAATGGCGATATCTCTGGTGAAAATAAAATTGGGAATCGGATCAAATAAAATTTGATCATTCTCTTTATAATATCCTGAAATTAAAACCTGGGCGAGAGTGCTGTTGGGCAAAGAAAACAAAATATCCATAGTCGCTTTGGGCAACTCTTCAAAATCTTTGATCAAGGTCAATACTTCCATTTTAATTTCAGGAGAAGCATCCAGTCCTTCTTTTATCAGTGTTTCTGTCTCCAACACATTGTTTTTTCCAATCAGGGCGTTGAGGACTTGAATGTATGTCTCGTGTTCGCGCTGCATGGTAGGCAAATGTACAATGTCATCAAAGAGCAAGTCTCCTGCTTTTCTTGGGCTGATACGGTTGATCCCTTCGTCTGGCTGATGTACGATCACTTTGTGAAGAGATTGAATTTCCGAATCACAGAATACTTTGAACTCCATAAACATTTGTTTTGCAATGCAAAGGTCGGCTTTTTAGTCCAGATTTCAAATTTTATCGTAATTTTCAGCCGTCCATCAGCCATTAAAAATCAATAATCACAATATATTTCCACA from Saprospiraceae bacterium includes these protein-coding regions:
- a CDS encoding arginine deiminase, translated to MEFKVFCDSEIQSLHKVIVHQPDEGINRISPRKAGDLLFDDIVHLPTMQREHETYIQVLNALIGKNNVLETETLIKEGLDASPEIKMEVLTLIKDFEELPKATMDILFSLPNSTLAQVLISGYYKENDQILFDPIPNFIFTRDIAIAINDHVVITKANKYVRHRENLLARFFFHAHPYFQYLDKENKLINLNLVDQFPPSKKGEAISIEGGDLMLLNKDYLLIGNSERTTDHAFQSLKKVLFEKNIVQNIVEVDVPKERSFMHIDTIFTQINDHHFVGYKPIVKDGLGSYVSVHRKNGQLIEYPSVLDFLLTEINPKIEFIWSGDGDSPYQEREQWTDGCNLLTVRPGVALTYDRNPMTEIAFQKHGYTVIHAYDFLVRLNEDKDYAKNLNNTIITLPSSELSRARGGTHCMSCPILRQIQN